One window of the Granulicella arctica genome contains the following:
- a CDS encoding CocE/NonD family hydrolase, with protein MKLRTSWVAGVSAVVLSCGVAFGMQDATPTPTNPVTITLPAGKLAEYVGTYHVNTEPDVLISIYVEGGKLYLEGERSPRVELQASAPDHLFWAANPAGIDFVRDSSGKVTGGTVNSGGRRGGALMGQGIARVSDTATKLNHFREYTRQEVMIPVRDGAKLHAIILRPEGSEKGEKLPFLMERTPYGVDGSTSARVNAGKPELAASGYIFVYEDIRGRYKSEGQFVMNRAIVAHTAKNDVDETTDTRDTITWLLKNVPNNSGKVGVFGVSYPGFLAMSAGIDAHPAVKAVSPQAPMTDVWMGDDFFHNGAFRETYGFDYTQQLEGQKTDVPVNSKEDTFDYFLKNVDFADAAKTAGMGDLPTAKMFLTQPSYTKFWQDMAVQKRLTKVEVPTLEVGGWWDQEDMWGTQAEYAALEPHDSKHEVFMVLGPWNHGGWGGTTRHLGVLDFGAATGDQYRKTIEAPFFEKYLKGKSGFELQNTASFRTGANTWERYAAWPPKVGFTPAKLYLTENKGLSFKAPAGAYDTVAGAYIADPADPVPYRNRPIQPTYGDGSKWRTWLVEDQRFVSGRKDLANFTTPVLDHDVTVTGDVVADLFAATTGTDADWVVKLIDVYPDDVPMPMAGYQLMIVDEIFRGRYVKSFETPSAVKPGEVVEYKYSLHGADHTFLKGHKIMVEVQSSWFPLYDRNPQTFVPNIMSAPAKTYKPATQTIYGSAKYPSHLEFLMPEQK; from the coding sequence ATGAAGCTGCGTACGTCGTGGGTTGCCGGTGTTTCGGCGGTGGTGTTGTCGTGTGGTGTGGCGTTTGGCATGCAGGATGCGACCCCAACTCCGACTAATCCTGTAACGATTACGCTTCCAGCAGGCAAACTCGCGGAGTATGTCGGCACCTACCACGTGAACACCGAACCAGACGTGCTGATCTCGATCTATGTTGAAGGCGGAAAGCTCTATCTTGAGGGCGAGCGATCGCCTCGGGTGGAACTCCAGGCGTCGGCTCCGGATCATCTCTTCTGGGCTGCCAATCCCGCGGGTATCGATTTCGTGCGGGATAGCTCGGGGAAGGTGACGGGTGGCACCGTGAACTCCGGTGGCCGCCGCGGGGGAGCACTGATGGGGCAGGGCATTGCCCGCGTAAGCGATACCGCAACAAAGCTGAACCACTTTCGTGAGTACACGCGGCAGGAGGTCATGATCCCGGTGCGTGATGGAGCGAAGCTGCACGCTATCATCCTGCGGCCGGAAGGATCTGAGAAGGGCGAAAAGCTGCCCTTCCTAATGGAGCGGACGCCGTACGGCGTGGATGGCAGTACCTCGGCCCGTGTCAATGCGGGCAAGCCGGAACTGGCAGCCAGCGGGTACATCTTTGTGTATGAAGATATTCGCGGCAGGTATAAGAGCGAAGGTCAGTTCGTCATGAACCGAGCCATTGTGGCACACACGGCCAAGAACGATGTCGATGAAACCACAGACACACGAGATACCATCACCTGGCTCCTGAAGAACGTTCCAAACAACAGCGGCAAGGTCGGCGTCTTTGGCGTGTCTTATCCGGGCTTTCTCGCGATGAGTGCAGGGATTGATGCGCATCCTGCTGTGAAGGCTGTATCGCCGCAGGCTCCGATGACCGATGTCTGGATGGGTGACGACTTCTTCCACAATGGTGCGTTTCGTGAGACCTACGGGTTCGACTATACCCAGCAGCTTGAGGGTCAGAAGACCGATGTGCCCGTGAACTCAAAGGAAGACACCTTTGACTACTTCCTGAAGAACGTTGACTTTGCAGATGCAGCAAAGACCGCCGGAATGGGCGACCTGCCGACGGCGAAGATGTTTCTGACGCAGCCGAGCTATACGAAGTTCTGGCAGGATATGGCCGTGCAGAAGCGCCTGACGAAGGTCGAAGTGCCGACGCTTGAGGTTGGCGGCTGGTGGGACCAGGAAGATATGTGGGGAACGCAGGCGGAGTACGCCGCACTTGAGCCGCATGACTCGAAACACGAAGTCTTCATGGTGCTTGGCCCCTGGAACCATGGCGGCTGGGGTGGCACAACGCGGCACCTCGGCGTGCTCGACTTCGGCGCAGCCACAGGCGACCAATACCGCAAGACCATTGAGGCACCTTTTTTTGAGAAGTATCTGAAGGGTAAGTCAGGCTTTGAGTTACAGAACACCGCCAGCTTTCGTACAGGTGCAAACACCTGGGAGCGTTATGCAGCGTGGCCGCCGAAGGTCGGCTTCACTCCGGCCAAGCTCTACCTCACCGAGAACAAAGGCTTGAGCTTCAAGGCTCCTGCCGGTGCATACGACACCGTTGCTGGTGCGTATATCGCCGATCCTGCGGACCCGGTTCCATATCGCAATCGCCCCATCCAGCCCACCTATGGCGATGGCTCGAAGTGGCGGACGTGGCTGGTTGAGGATCAGCGCTTTGTAAGCGGTCGCAAGGACCTCGCTAACTTCACGACCCCTGTACTCGATCACGATGTGACCGTGACTGGAGACGTAGTCGCCGACCTGTTTGCTGCTACGACGGGCACGGATGCGGATTGGGTCGTCAAGCTGATTGACGTGTATCCGGATGATGTGCCAATGCCGATGGCTGGGTACCAGTTGATGATCGTAGATGAGATCTTCCGTGGCCGGTATGTGAAGAGCTTCGAGACACCTTCTGCTGTGAAGCCGGGCGAGGTGGTCGAGTATAAGTACAGCCTGCATGGAGCGGACCACACGTTCCTGAAGGGGCACAAGATCATGGTTGAGGTGCAGTCGAGTTGGTTCCCACTCTACGATCGCAATCCGCAGACCTTTGTGCCGAATATCATGTCAGCTCCTGCTAAGACTTATAAGCCGGCAACGCAGACGATCTATGGATCGGCGAAGTATCCCTCGCATCTGGAGTTCCTGATGCCGGAGCAGAAGTAG
- a CDS encoding NUDIX domain-containing protein: MADESSIKTISSREVYRNAWTRVREDVIERAGGVRGIYGVVEKDPACIVIPLEMTAEGEFLWLVEQFRYTVQGRYIEFPQGGWETADVIPEELARGELREETGLTVERMTLLGAHWIAYGVMRQKQFVFLAEGLTQGETDRDVEEADLTVRRVRVSEFEDMLMDGRVMDNCSAAAWGLYKVWRERQDR, translated from the coding sequence ATGGCTGACGAGAGCTCCATCAAGACGATCAGTAGCCGCGAGGTCTATCGCAATGCGTGGACACGGGTGCGTGAGGATGTGATCGAGCGCGCGGGCGGAGTTCGCGGAATCTATGGCGTCGTCGAGAAGGACCCGGCGTGCATCGTCATTCCCCTCGAGATGACTGCGGAGGGTGAGTTCCTATGGCTGGTGGAGCAATTTCGATATACGGTGCAGGGTCGCTATATCGAGTTCCCGCAAGGTGGATGGGAGACGGCCGATGTTATACCTGAGGAGCTTGCACGCGGCGAACTGCGCGAGGAGACGGGTCTGACTGTCGAACGGATGACACTCCTGGGTGCGCATTGGATTGCCTATGGCGTAATGCGCCAGAAGCAGTTCGTCTTTCTGGCTGAGGGTTTGACCCAGGGGGAGACGGATCGGGACGTTGAAGAGGCAGACCTCACCGTGCGTCGCGTGCGTGTCAGTGAGTTCGAAGATATGCTGATGGACGGCCGCGTGATGGACAACTGTTCTGCGGCGGCGTGGGGCCTGTACAAGGTCTGGCGCGAGCGACAAGACCGGTAA
- a CDS encoding mercuric reductase: MAAERFDAIVIGSGQGGNPLAMAMAKQGWKTAMVERRFVGGTCVNFGCTPTKTLVATARVAYLARRAKDFGVDTGSVSVDMGAAIARKREIVAKSRGSNYKGLTQTENLSLIEGQAEFTGSHEILIALNAGGSRTLTAERIFIDTGVRNAIPKLDGLSEVAALDNETIMELETLPKHLIVLGGGYIALEFAQMFRRFGSEVTIVQSGERLAEHEDEDVSAEILKILIEDGISVHLNAHAERVSGSAELRLTVRVADVAQEITGTHLLVATGRVPNTEALKLAKAGIEVDERGFLKVDEWLETTVGGVYGIGDVKGGPEFTHIAYDDYRVLKANLLDGGYGTTKGRPVPYTMFIDPELGRIGMTEAQARKAGKKIKVAKMPMTRVARGFESAETRGFMKAVVDAETDLILGASCLGVNGGEVATQIQIAMMGGLTASVLRDGIWSHPTWAEALNNLFSKYEAEG; this comes from the coding sequence ATGGCGGCTGAGCGGTTCGATGCGATTGTGATTGGTTCAGGGCAGGGTGGCAACCCGCTCGCTATGGCGATGGCGAAGCAGGGCTGGAAGACCGCCATGGTGGAGCGGCGGTTCGTTGGCGGAACGTGTGTGAACTTCGGCTGCACGCCGACGAAGACCCTGGTTGCGACGGCGCGAGTGGCTTACCTGGCTCGTCGGGCGAAGGACTTTGGTGTTGATACCGGGAGCGTCTCGGTCGATATGGGGGCGGCGATTGCGAGGAAACGGGAGATCGTTGCGAAATCTCGGGGGAGCAACTACAAGGGTTTGACGCAGACTGAGAACCTATCACTGATCGAAGGGCAGGCTGAGTTTACGGGGTCGCATGAAATTCTTATCGCCCTGAACGCGGGGGGATCGCGGACGCTTACGGCGGAGCGGATCTTCATCGATACCGGGGTGCGCAATGCCATTCCGAAGCTTGATGGGCTGAGCGAGGTAGCTGCCCTCGACAACGAGACGATCATGGAGTTGGAGACGCTGCCGAAGCACTTGATCGTGCTTGGCGGCGGCTACATCGCGCTTGAGTTTGCGCAGATGTTTCGACGCTTTGGGAGCGAGGTCACCATCGTTCAGTCGGGTGAGCGGCTGGCTGAGCATGAAGATGAGGATGTGTCGGCGGAGATCCTGAAGATCCTTATAGAGGATGGGATCAGCGTTCATCTGAACGCTCATGCGGAGCGGGTGTCTGGTTCTGCCGAGTTGCGGCTTACTGTTCGCGTTGCTGATGTGGCGCAGGAGATTACTGGAACGCATCTGCTGGTGGCTACGGGGCGCGTGCCGAATACAGAGGCGCTGAAGCTGGCGAAGGCGGGCATCGAAGTGGACGAGCGTGGGTTTCTGAAGGTTGATGAGTGGCTGGAGACGACCGTTGGGGGCGTCTACGGGATTGGCGATGTGAAGGGTGGACCGGAGTTCACGCACATTGCCTATGACGACTACAGGGTGTTGAAGGCCAATCTGCTGGATGGCGGCTATGGGACTACGAAGGGGCGGCCGGTGCCGTACACGATGTTCATCGATCCTGAGCTTGGGCGGATCGGGATGACCGAGGCGCAGGCTCGGAAGGCTGGTAAGAAGATCAAGGTCGCGAAGATGCCGATGACGCGGGTGGCTCGTGGGTTTGAGTCGGCGGAGACGCGTGGGTTTATGAAGGCTGTTGTGGATGCGGAGACGGACCTGATCCTGGGGGCTTCATGTCTTGGGGTGAATGGGGGCGAGGTGGCCACCCAGATCCAGATTGCGATGATGGGTGGGCTTACGGCCTCTGTGCTGCGGGATGGGATCTGGAGCCACCCGACGTGGGCTGAGGCTCTGAACAACCTCTTCTCGAAGTATGAGGCTGAGGGCTAG
- a CDS encoding HugZ family pyridoxamine 5'-phosphate oxidase — MSTPPRQHAYTGPALPVLLEPTHAERTRTLLHLNSLATLSTLSRKQPGFPFGSLMPYALDSAGRPLFLISNMAMHTQNIKGDPRASLFITQPSADGDPLGAARATLVGNILQVPDQDKPAVRELYLARHQNSSYWVDFADFSFFRMDILDVYYVGGFGVMGWVTAPDYAEATPDPLATSAPGIIEHMNADHADSMILLAHTHSQLEATEATMTSVDRLGFHLRLKTAEGMKGTRINFPNQVTTPGETRTALVAMVQAARNPTT; from the coding sequence ATGTCCACACCGCCCCGCCAGCACGCCTACACCGGTCCAGCCCTCCCCGTCCTACTCGAGCCGACCCACGCCGAGCGAACCCGCACCCTGCTCCACCTCAACTCCCTCGCGACCCTCTCCACCCTGTCGCGCAAGCAGCCCGGCTTCCCCTTCGGCTCCCTCATGCCCTACGCCCTCGACTCCGCCGGACGGCCTCTCTTCCTCATCAGCAATATGGCCATGCACACTCAGAACATCAAGGGTGACCCCCGGGCTAGCCTCTTCATCACCCAGCCCTCAGCCGACGGCGACCCCCTCGGAGCCGCCCGCGCCACCCTCGTCGGCAACATCCTCCAGGTCCCCGACCAAGACAAGCCAGCCGTCCGCGAGCTCTACCTCGCCCGCCATCAGAACTCCAGCTATTGGGTCGATTTCGCGGACTTCTCCTTCTTCCGCATGGACATCCTGGACGTCTACTACGTCGGCGGCTTCGGCGTCATGGGCTGGGTCACTGCACCTGACTACGCCGAGGCCACACCCGACCCCCTCGCCACATCAGCCCCCGGCATCATCGAGCACATGAACGCCGATCACGCCGACTCCATGATCCTGCTCGCCCACACCCACTCCCAACTCGAAGCCACCGAGGCCACCATGACCTCCGTCGACCGCCTCGGCTTCCACCTTCGCCTCAAGACCGCCGAAGGCATGAAGGGCACCCGCATCAACTTCCCCAACCAGGTCACCACCCCCGGCGAGACCCGCACCGCCCTCGTCGCCATGGTTCAGGCAGCAAGGAACCCGACCACCTAG
- a CDS encoding choice-of-anchor D domain-containing protein codes for MPLASMTSMIFSEASLLPISQSLTVMGHNSDGITAVASPAVFTVAAVQPCLQGIAVCQLAITFTPKGPGTVAGSLLLTDMATGLVATVPLTGTDSLATSAPVVTPASLSFTAPIGGTTPLQLAIVNSPSGDPISAQLTASSTSFHLPQASTCGSGVPICQIPVQFRPASAGTFAGSLLVTDTITGLSSAVNLSGVGTAPPPPPPVAKISVSISSVTFADTGLGSTIGGQPITVTSSGTAPLIISAIVLTGADAGEFAEKGSCLATLQPGASCTLAGSFSPAASGTRTGAIQILSNVAASPTVIQLTGNGTGVPTNQLIPGAIANIPFTEGAGSVARDTSGLGNDCTFSPGGNTPTWVNGGLQMNDNLDGNQRSCVLPASSTLTDSSTMNSRTLTMCAYFHPLDAPNNVGYATAFGGSNRQNVGALWLAGAAHPRSAYYMGDYFGFGGEQTYTNQPLVGYNCITYALGSNLDGTVDHFYINGAEVSQYGSQLNVWDGRAVGDSYTVGALPWDGGGLLWGTVYYVLAYPTQLNAASIAHNNLILQQSAFYSRGLGALHVQSTTTANVLVVDGDSLTNETPGDVTPYPYLLNLTTPFTVTDTGVAGSLLETNFADAPLVDLPLYSPNSKFAIVSDNAAINDLDVGGSSAPAIIANRMRLYALYKQSGFTVIAPTMLSSLNMDVPVQSISAGVRAMSVANGYYVVDWQNEPCLGAVGAYANPVCNFFQGDGIHPSQAGENEMAALYSNVVNYITGATAADPTVVTAATYGIAPADRFLSTQGTTSQVLTLPSCYGWSTTTPFTISNVNTSGNVTLSASGGFLLNDASVPVVVPGRGSIQVYADIVSQTASGCAWHTK; via the coding sequence ATGCCGCTGGCGAGCATGACCAGCATGATCTTCTCCGAAGCCTCGCTTCTGCCCATCAGTCAGTCGCTGACGGTTATGGGTCACAATTCAGATGGAATTACGGCGGTGGCCTCGCCCGCTGTATTTACCGTCGCTGCGGTCCAGCCATGTCTTCAAGGTATCGCCGTTTGCCAGCTTGCGATTACCTTCACTCCGAAGGGACCGGGTACCGTTGCAGGATCGCTCTTGTTGACCGACATGGCTACCGGCCTGGTCGCAACTGTTCCCTTGACCGGGACTGATTCCCTTGCGACCTCTGCACCGGTCGTCACTCCGGCGAGTCTTAGCTTTACGGCCCCCATCGGGGGGACCACTCCGCTTCAGTTGGCAATCGTAAACTCCCCCAGCGGTGATCCGATCTCTGCTCAGCTCACTGCTTCTTCGACCAGTTTCCATCTTCCACAGGCGTCGACCTGCGGTTCAGGGGTACCCATTTGTCAGATCCCGGTCCAATTCCGACCGGCGTCTGCAGGGACGTTTGCCGGATCGCTGCTTGTTACAGATACCATCACAGGTCTTTCCAGTGCAGTAAACCTGTCCGGTGTAGGAACGGCACCGCCGCCGCCGCCACCTGTTGCGAAGATTTCGGTTTCGATATCGAGCGTTACGTTCGCCGATACGGGTCTGGGTTCCACGATCGGAGGTCAGCCGATCACGGTGACTTCTTCGGGCACCGCGCCCCTGATCATCTCGGCGATCGTGCTTACGGGGGCTGATGCAGGAGAGTTCGCGGAAAAGGGTAGTTGTCTCGCGACGCTCCAGCCTGGTGCTTCCTGTACGTTGGCTGGATCGTTCTCGCCAGCGGCCTCGGGCACACGTACGGGTGCTATTCAGATCCTCAGCAACGTTGCAGCATCTCCTACGGTCATTCAGCTTACCGGGAACGGAACAGGGGTTCCGACAAACCAGTTGATTCCAGGAGCAATCGCTAACATTCCCTTCACCGAAGGTGCCGGGTCGGTCGCAAGGGATACGAGCGGCTTAGGGAACGACTGCACTTTCTCCCCTGGTGGCAACACGCCTACATGGGTGAACGGCGGCTTGCAGATGAACGACAACCTGGACGGAAACCAGCGATCCTGCGTTTTGCCAGCGAGTTCGACACTAACGGATAGTTCGACCATGAACAGCAGAACGCTGACGATGTGTGCTTACTTCCATCCGCTCGACGCTCCAAACAATGTTGGTTATGCAACCGCCTTCGGAGGAAGCAATCGTCAGAATGTCGGCGCGCTCTGGTTGGCCGGCGCGGCGCACCCTCGAAGTGCTTATTACATGGGAGACTACTTCGGATTTGGCGGTGAACAGACGTACACCAACCAACCTCTTGTCGGTTACAACTGCATCACCTATGCCCTTGGAAGCAACCTGGACGGGACGGTAGATCACTTCTACATCAATGGTGCAGAGGTATCCCAGTATGGAAGCCAACTGAACGTTTGGGATGGGCGCGCGGTTGGAGATTCCTACACCGTCGGAGCGCTGCCATGGGATGGTGGAGGTTTACTCTGGGGGACGGTGTACTACGTTCTGGCTTATCCTACGCAGCTAAACGCGGCGAGCATCGCGCACAACAACCTCATTCTCCAGCAGTCGGCGTTCTACAGTCGCGGACTTGGGGCTCTTCATGTCCAGAGCACCACGACTGCAAATGTATTAGTCGTCGATGGCGACTCGCTCACCAATGAGACGCCAGGGGATGTCACGCCGTACCCATACCTGCTCAACCTAACGACTCCATTTACGGTAACGGATACCGGAGTTGCCGGGAGTCTTCTAGAGACCAATTTTGCAGACGCTCCGCTGGTTGATCTTCCGTTGTACAGCCCGAATTCGAAGTTCGCGATTGTAAGTGATAATGCTGCAATCAATGATCTTGATGTGGGTGGTAGTTCGGCGCCTGCGATTATTGCGAACCGGATGCGGCTCTACGCTCTGTACAAACAGAGTGGGTTCACCGTGATCGCTCCAACCATGTTGTCGTCACTTAATATGGACGTTCCGGTTCAATCCATCAGTGCAGGCGTGAGAGCTATGTCCGTTGCTAACGGATACTACGTCGTGGATTGGCAGAATGAACCGTGCCTTGGTGCAGTGGGAGCTTATGCAAATCCTGTCTGTAATTTCTTCCAAGGCGACGGTATACACCCAAGTCAGGCTGGCGAGAACGAGATGGCTGCCCTGTATTCGAACGTTGTCAACTACATCACGGGAGCAACGGCGGCTGATCCAACCGTCGTAACTGCGGCGACGTACGGTATCGCTCCAGCGGATCGATTCCTGTCGACTCAGGGGACGACCTCACAGGTGCTTACGCTTCCATCGTGCTATGGCTGGAGCACGACGACCCCGTTCACGATCAGCAACGTGAATACCTCTGGAAACGTCACGTTGAGTGCTTCGGGTGGCTTCCTGTTGAACGATGCCTCTGTACCGGTTGTGGTGCCAGGGCGGGGTTCGATCCAGGTGTACGCCGATATTGTCTCGCAGACAGCTTCGGGTTGTGCCTGGCACACGAAGTAA
- a CDS encoding vWA domain-containing protein — translation MKRIRYTKFTGDLADSLGLEDLMQALSDFLLDSGFQDPMSRFQDFDGEQTMENLREAIKQALDSGELFDEEAQEKYESLNADQVEELIDQIIQKMQEQNFINAEQPKEGEGNQGDSETSAKFEVTDKGMDFLGYKALRELLGPLGKSNLGRHDTRHESSGVETNGSSKLYEFGDTLNLDITATLSSVFAREGIATAVEGEEHTPLNIEYSDVHVHQSDYQSSCATVVLLDCSHSMILYGEDRFTPAKRVAMALSHLIRTQFPGDTLNLVLFHDTAEEIPISQLPRVKVGPHYTNTREGLRLAQRILSRQTKDMKQIVMITDGKPSALTLPDGRIYKNAFGLDPLVIAETLEEVARCKRSNIMINTFMLAQDYALMQFVQQVSAMCRGKAYFTSPENLGNYLLMDFMSRRMKTIH, via the coding sequence ATGAAACGCATTCGCTACACCAAGTTCACCGGCGACCTCGCCGACTCCCTCGGCCTCGAAGACCTCATGCAGGCCCTCTCCGACTTCCTCCTCGACTCCGGCTTTCAGGACCCCATGTCCCGCTTTCAGGACTTCGACGGCGAGCAGACCATGGAGAACCTCCGCGAAGCCATCAAGCAGGCCCTCGACTCCGGCGAACTCTTCGACGAAGAAGCCCAGGAAAAGTACGAGTCCCTCAACGCCGATCAGGTCGAAGAGCTCATCGACCAGATCATTCAGAAGATGCAGGAGCAGAACTTCATCAACGCCGAGCAGCCCAAAGAAGGTGAGGGCAACCAGGGCGACAGTGAGACAAGCGCCAAGTTCGAAGTTACCGACAAGGGCATGGACTTCCTCGGCTACAAGGCTCTTCGCGAACTGCTCGGCCCGCTCGGCAAATCGAACCTCGGTCGCCACGACACCCGCCACGAGTCCTCCGGGGTCGAGACCAACGGCTCCTCCAAGCTCTACGAGTTCGGCGACACCCTCAACCTCGACATCACCGCCACCCTCTCCAGCGTCTTCGCCCGCGAAGGCATCGCCACCGCCGTAGAAGGCGAAGAGCACACGCCCCTCAACATCGAATACTCGGACGTCCACGTCCACCAGTCCGACTACCAGTCCTCCTGCGCCACCGTCGTCCTCCTCGACTGCTCTCACTCCATGATCCTCTACGGCGAAGATCGCTTCACGCCTGCCAAACGCGTCGCCATGGCCCTCAGCCATCTCATCCGCACCCAGTTCCCCGGCGATACCCTCAACCTCGTCCTCTTCCACGACACCGCCGAAGAGATCCCCATCTCGCAACTCCCCCGCGTCAAGGTCGGCCCCCACTACACCAACACCCGCGAAGGCCTTCGCCTCGCTCAACGCATCCTCTCCCGTCAGACCAAGGACATGAAGCAGATCGTCATGATCACCGACGGCAAGCCCTCAGCCCTCACCCTCCCCGATGGCCGCATCTACAAAAACGCCTTCGGCCTCGACCCCCTCGTCATCGCCGAAACCCTCGAAGAGGTCGCCCGCTGCAAGCGATCGAACATCATGATCAACACCTTCATGCTCGCCCAGGACTACGCCCTCATGCAGTTCGTCCAGCAGGTCAGCGCCATGTGCCGCGGCAAGGCCTACTTCACCAGCCCCGAAAATCTAGGCAACTACCTCCTCATGGACTTCATGAGCCGCCGCATGAAAACGATCCACTGA
- a CDS encoding alginate lyase family protein has protein sequence MTMVFVCVAHAESVANPKASYIDVVQRHALLAHNSDPRIAKAIASLSFCTKLPVVPPPTGRMVIPPHYISGGHGPINPAEAEVTRTYSSFERRVTAGMNQWLVSSSRDEAQCAQQQIDAWAQAATLLDYDPRESSQAWFQVEWTLSSIAISESVLLNESSLDPTLVRRDIQWMDKVAHRTVDFDKAGTQTNNHHYWRALAAVSTGIISSDDSLFNWGIDVYKQAIGELDQRGAFPQEMARHERATHYQAFALQPLVPLAQFAERQHVPLYQYRSPTGRTIADAVDFFAAAIANPDIVKAYTPDPQLLNDGPDLFAFAEFYAHHVSPAQLSAPLLKGLEQPTVATRIGGSITVVDGYAPAQADQPSSQPRRTS, from the coding sequence ATGACGATGGTATTCGTATGCGTCGCGCATGCAGAGTCGGTCGCCAATCCCAAAGCCTCTTACATCGATGTCGTCCAGCGACACGCGCTGCTCGCTCACAACAGCGATCCGCGTATCGCAAAGGCCATCGCCTCGCTAAGCTTCTGCACAAAGCTTCCCGTTGTCCCTCCACCCACCGGCCGCATGGTCATCCCGCCGCACTACATCAGCGGAGGACATGGTCCAATCAACCCCGCCGAGGCTGAAGTCACGCGCACCTACTCCAGCTTCGAGCGCCGCGTCACCGCAGGCATGAACCAGTGGCTCGTTAGCTCCAGCAGAGACGAAGCCCAGTGTGCCCAGCAGCAGATTGACGCTTGGGCACAAGCCGCAACTCTCCTCGACTACGATCCCAGGGAGAGCTCCCAGGCATGGTTTCAAGTCGAGTGGACTCTCAGCTCCATCGCCATAAGCGAGTCTGTCCTCCTCAACGAAAGCTCGCTCGATCCCACACTGGTCAGGCGCGACATCCAGTGGATGGACAAGGTTGCGCACCGCACCGTCGACTTCGACAAGGCGGGCACACAGACCAACAACCATCACTACTGGCGAGCCCTTGCGGCCGTCTCCACCGGCATCATCTCCTCCGACGACTCCCTCTTCAACTGGGGCATAGACGTCTACAAGCAGGCCATCGGCGAGCTTGACCAGCGCGGCGCCTTTCCGCAGGAGATGGCCCGCCACGAGCGTGCCACCCACTACCAGGCCTTCGCACTCCAGCCGCTTGTTCCACTCGCACAGTTCGCCGAGCGACAGCACGTTCCCCTCTATCAGTACCGTTCGCCCACCGGTCGCACAATTGCCGATGCCGTCGACTTCTTCGCAGCAGCCATTGCCAATCCCGACATCGTCAAGGCCTACACGCCTGACCCGCAACTCCTCAACGACGGTCCCGACCTCTTCGCCTTCGCAGAGTTCTATGCGCACCACGTCAGTCCCGCGCAGCTCTCCGCTCCCCTGCTCAAGGGTCTCGAACAGCCCACCGTCGCTACACGCATCGGCGGCAGCATTACAGTAGTCGACGGCTACGCGCCTGCCCAGGCTGACCAACCCTCATCGCAGCCACGGAGGACTTCATGA